The uncultured Sphaerochaeta sp. genome includes the window GTGTTTATTTGCCCATGTATTGGCCTGTGCAATCCTCTCGGTGGTCCAGTTGGATGCTCCCAGGTGACGAACCAGGTTTTTCTCTACGAGCTCACCAGCCATGTCGATGATTTCATCGGCTGGCATTTGAGGATTGTCCCGATGGAAGAACCAGATATCCAGGTGATCTGTCCTCAAGGAATCAAGGCTTTGGTTGATATCCAACATCATGTCAGCTCTGTTTATTCTGCTTCTGTGCATATCTTCCTTGTATGGATGACAGCCCTTTGATGCAACAACCATCTTATCTCTTGACCCTGTATCCTGCATCCATTTGCCAAGAACCAATTCACTGCTGGAGAGTGTACCAGCGTCCCCCTGTCCATAGATGTGGGCAGTGTCGAGGAGGGTGCCTCCTGCCTCTGCAAAAATATCCAGCTGCTTCAGTGCAATCTTTTCGCTGATGGACTCACCATAATGGTCGCATCCGAGGGCTATTTGTGAAAGCTTAAGGTTGTTAAAATCAAGGTATTTCATTTAGATATCAATTCCCAGGAATCGCTTGACGAGGATTCCGATCACAAACGATATGGCAGCAACACCGAGACTGATGAGTGCCATTTCCAAGAAACGTTTCCCAAAGGGAAGGTCTTTTGCTACTGCCGTATAGTAGGTAAAAAGCATAATGATGACAATGACAACCACCAGCATGATAAGCAAGGCGGCCATATAGCTCTCAAGAAGCAAGTAGGGGAGAACCATGAAGGCTACGGTGAAGAGATAAGCTATTCCGGTGTACATGCTGCTCTTAGCTGCATTCTTTTCCCCACTGTTCTTTGCCGAGAGATATTCGCTTGATGCCATGGAAAGGGTCGCCGAGATACCGGTTATCAAGCCGGATAGGGCAATGAGACGGGTATTCTGCAAAGCGAAAGTCAATCCAGCCAGTGTTCCAGAGAGCTCAACAAGTGCATCGCTTAAGCCAAGAACCATAGATCCGATATATTGCAAGCGTTCCTCATCGAGCATTGCAAGCAGTTGTTGTTCGTGTCTATCCTCATCTTCACTGATCTGTTTTGCCTGGGGTACTTCAGCGATCAGTGAACGGTAAGCCTTGGTGGCTTTGTCCTCTCCTTTCTCCATTTTCTTCAGGACAAAGGTATATCCAAGGATGATTGCCATGAAACTATAGAACCAGAGTTTGAATGTATTGATTCGTACTTCCTTGCCAGTCAGTTTCTGCCAGATTTTGGCATGCCTCAGTTCTTCATCGGCAATACGGCGTAACACATTGCTGTTATGTTCATCCTTTACCCGGGTTGCGAGAAAGCTGTAGATTCGATGTTCGGTCAACTCTCCCTGTTGTAGAAACAGGAGAACACGCATTGTCTTTTTGCTATAAGTATTCTCACTCACACTATTGCTCCTTGGGCGATAGTATAGCTAGCGCTGAATATTTTGCAAATAGCGTTGCTTGACCGCTTCTGTTTCTCTTTGTAGTATGAAATGAAACGGAGGATCCATGGATACTGAATATAAAGATTTGATCGAGGTCTTTAGTGCAACTAACAACCCTGAGGATATGGCCAAGTTGTTTGAGGAGATGCTCACACCGAGTGAGCGGAAGGCGATTCTGCTTCGCTGGAATTTGATGAAGGACCTCTATCAGGGGCTTCCTCAGCGTGAGATTGCTTCCTCATATGGTATCTCCTTGTGTAAGATCACAAGAGGGTCGAAGATCCTGAAGCAAAAGGACTCTTATTGTAAAAAAATTCTCAGCGACCGATATGATGATCACCTGCATATCTGATCAGTAAAGGGAGTTCCTCAACTCCCTTTGGTATGATATCATGTACTGAAAGCATCCCTACATGCCAAAAGAAGGCATACAGAGAGGTTGTACCTTGTCAATTTCAATTTCAGTCATATGTGACGTTTCTTCTACGCTTCTCCCATCTGATGATTATCATGCAATACCTGTGCAGTTTTATAAAGATATCTGTTACACCCCACTTTTCTCTTCTGACTTTCCAGAGGTAACACACATTGGACTTTTTATGGATAATACTTACCTTGTGCCGGGTGAGAAAGAACCAAAATTCTATCATGAAGAGTATATTGCACCAGAAACAGTAAGTACGTATAGGATTGATAATCCAGATTTATATTGCCAAGGCATAGGGCAAGCAGATGTATTATGCCAGGAGTCTTTACGTATTCCCACAAGTCTGAGGGCCTATTTAAAAAATGAGTGCAATGTAAATGGTCTGGATTTAGATCGTTTGCTTTTTATGTTCAAAGAACACTATCCAGCTTATACAGACTCAGCAACCTACAGCATGGAGCAAAAGCAATATCTGCCTTCTATAGTCGCTGTTTTGAAAAGATCGCGTTTCGTGGAGTTCATAACGTTTTCCGAGACAGTATGCCAAGCTTTTTTCTCTGAAATGGATCCATCCAAGCTTTCGAAGACACGGCTACAGTCATTCAAACATCTCTATGTATTGCTGTTACCAGTTGTATCTTGCATGTTCTCCTTCTCTGGAAGTTAAGCGTTGCGCTACTGTCCAATTCAAACACGTTGAAATTCCCAGGTATCTTTCAGTATGGAGGAATTCTGCAGTCCCTGTCGTGTTTGCCTCGAATAAACGCTTTGCCCCTGCCTTGGGGGTATGTATAACTTCACTGCTTGAAAATATTGATAGAGATCGGTCGTATGATATTATAGTACTGGAATCGGATTTATCAGAGGATTCAAAACAGAGGCTTGAACTGACTTGTAAACAGTATCCCCAAGTGCATCTACGATTCTACAACCCCAGAATCTTAATTGGGAAGAGAGCTCTACAAAAGAATCCAACAGATCATATTACGATAGAGACGTATTACCGATTCCTGATAGCTGACATCCTTCCAGATTATGAAAAAGTACTCTATCTGGATTGTGATACAGTGATACTGGATGATGTAGGCAAGTTGTACGATACGGAAATGAATGGAAATATATTAGCCGCGACAATTGACCCAGAGATTTCCAGCCTTGCAATGGGGAAGGATCTCAGTTTGAAGTCATATTTACAAGAAGTTCTGGGACTGCAAGCGGGAGACCCATATTTTCAAGCAGGTGTTTTAGTTATTGACTTGAAAGCAATGCGTTCATTTCATTCTGTAGATCAATGGATTGAATTGGTAGGAGAGCGTAGATACCGATTTAATGATCAGGATCTGTTGAACAAGGAGTGTAGAGGACGCTATCAGGTATTGGATATGCGATGGAACACCGTAGTGGATTGTAACCACACCAGAATGCAAACCATTGAAGATGGTCCATATTCACTTTATGATGCGTATATCCAAGCTCGAAAGGATCCTCATATCGTGCATTATGCTGGATTTGAGAAACCTTGGGATGTACTCGATTCTGATTTTGCATATCTCTTTTGGCACTATGCGAAAAGGAGTGAGTTTTTTGAGCAGTTATTGATGATGGTGTTGAACAGTGCTGATGGAAAGAAAGAGTCTATAGTATTACGACTTTTTCCACGTGGGAGTCGGCGACGTCGATTTGCAAAGCAACTATTCTATAAAGCGACTCGCATTTAGTATGGGAGTGGGGAATTTGGTATATGAAAAATAAGGCTAATAAAGCATTGTTGGTTTTAAAAGTATTAGGAGATACCCTTGCTGTTTTAAGCGCTTGGTTGCTTGCGGGTTATTTTCGTTTTTATATTCTTCCAGGTGGAAGGATTGCTTCATTTGCCTTGTTCTTACAACTTTCTGTACTAGTATGGATCTTCAATATATTTTTTATCAGTAGGAATAATCTTTATGTAGAGGAGTTGGAGCATTCATGGCGAAAAGAAACAAGTACCCTGATATTTAGTGCATTTGAAGCTCTCTTGCTCCTCTTGGTTGTACTCTACTTCTTCTTCTCTGAAAAAGTGAGCCGAATTGCCATTGGGCTGTATTTTTTTATTATCGTTATTTTCTTGGTTTTGGAACGGACCATTATTTCATCCTATATAAAGAAAAGTTACAAGAAAGGAAAGTATACACGACGTATACTCCTCGTTGGGTATGGAGAGAAACTTGAACACTATGAAAGTGCATTGCATAGCAGGCGGATGCACGGTATCAAATTGGTTGGTCAATTCGACGGAGAAGGAGTATCCATCGGCGGTGCAAGACAAATCAATGCAGGTTTGTTGCGTGAAGCGGTTGCATTGACAAATCCTGATCTGGTAGTGATTGGATATCCGGGAGAAGAACATAAAAGGCAAGAAAAGATGGTTGCACAGGCCTTGGATCTGCTCAATGAAAAAGTAGTAATGCTCCCAAGTGTACCGGAATCGTACATTGGTACACAAATTTCTGATTTTAGATGGATACCAATGCTTACTCTCAATGCTGCAGAGATGGGGTTCTTTCAGCGTTTTATGAAACGCACCTTTGATATTGTTTCTTGTAGTTTTGGTATCGTGCTTATTTCCCCAGTATTATTGTTGATTGCTCTATTGATTAAACTTTCTTCACCAGGCCCTATTATTTTCAAGCAAAAACGGATTACGCGAGATGAAGAAGAGTTTACCATGTACAAATTCAGGAGTATGAGAACTGATATCCCTGAAGGGAATGCCCACTGGACAGAAGAGAATGATCCAAGGATTACCAATATAGGCCGATTTCTCAGGAAAACGAGCTTGGATGAATTGCCCCAGTTGTTTAATGTTATTGGTGGTTCGATGAGTTTGATCGGACCACGACCTGAAAGGCCTGAATTGGTTGAGAAATTCAATCACGAGATTCCTGGGTATAGGATGCGCCATAGATTTAAGGCAGGGGTTTCTGGATGGGCACAGGTAAATGGTTGGAGAGGAAACACATCTCTGGAACGTAGAATTGAATTTGATTTATACTATATAAGGAATTGGACTTTGCTCTTTGATCTAAAGATTGTACTCTTTACTTTCTTTAGAGGATTTGTAAATGAGAATGCGTATTAATGAGGAAGTTATGAGAAAGTATTTACTCAGCTTAATTTTGTGTGTATTGGGTTTTTCGTCTTTATTTGCGGCAGACCAGGAAATTCGTTCGACCTTGCCAGCGTTAACTTCATCCCAGATTCAGGAACTTCTGGACGGAAAGATTATTGATGGTGAAACGATTGATGGGGGAAAGATAACTCAATTTTTTGCAAAAGGAACTGAAGCGTATGATAGGGCTGTTATTGCTGAGCGATCAACAAATGGATTCAGTATTGCTGCAGTGAGTTATATTCCCTATGGACCAGAGCTGAAAGCCATGAGCAAAGAAGATCGGCAACTGGCGATTTTTAATAAGATTAGAGCCATATCCACACAAGAGGGAATTACCTATATTTCTTGGAGAGCAGGTAATAAACCAAAGATTCTTATCGAAAAATCCTCCTATATGGAAGATAGCAAAAATCTGAATAATCTACTCCCAGATCCAGTAGTCTCTACCTTTCCATACTCTGTTCAGAGCTATGTCTACCAGCGGGATAGTTCCTTTGGCGGTAACCGTTACTTGCACACCTATACGAATAGTGATGAGGAGATTTTCGTAGAGATCATGAATATCAGTACGCTAAGGGTATTTGGTATTTTTACAGCTGTGCCAAAAGAACAACTCCACATCAGTATGGGCACATACCAGATGGAGGATGGCTTGTTGCTATGTGCTCTTACAACCATTGAAGATCGTGAACCAGAAGTAGGGGTTTTCGGTATTACCGTAGATCTTCCCTCAGCTTTCATGAGAAGAATTAGGGCTCTACAAAATTGGTTTGTTGATCAGCTTGCTACAATAGAAAATTAATAGGATTTATTATGAAAACTATACGTATTGTTTTACTAATTGGTGTGTTGCTTTTCACTCTCTCTGCAATTTCAGCTGCTGATCAGCTTTCGATACCTTTAGGGCATCGTGCATATCAAGTATTGGAGAATGCGCAGATTCGTGGATTAATCGATAAGCAGATAGCTGTAAAACCCTATAGTGCCAACAAGGTAGTGTCATTGCTTACTGAAATTGTTGAAGAGCAAGAGCAGTTGAGTAAATTGGAAAGGGAGGAAGTGGCACAGCTTCTGGAACAACTTACCCGTACCTATGGCACCGATCCATCTCCCTTAGATGCTGTATTCTCAACTGGTTACTTCAGGACATATGATGAAGAAACAAAACTAGGTGCTTCCTTGGGTGTTACACTCCAGACACAGCAGACAGTGAATATTGCTTCAAAGGAGTATGATTCCAGGAACACCATTCTTGCCTATCTGAAAGGCGATCTTGGAGAGCATATTTCCTACAACATGGATTTTGGGCTGAATATTGATAAGCTGAACTCAGAGGTATTCCTTCCCACAGAGTTTACCATCCCAGGGGAAGGCTTCTATATGCAGCTGCTATCCGGTGGGTCACAGTTGCGTTCCATTCCTGCTGATTCCTTCTATACAGGGCTCTCCCTATCCCCTGAGCTATCCGGTTCCTTCTTTGATGGTGTCTTGAGTCTTCGCTGGGGTTCCATCAAGAGAGATTGGGGGCCAGGTCTCAACAATCTGATGCTGAGTACCGATGCAAGAAGTTTTGACGGGGTTGATATACAAGTAGATTTTGCTCCATGGTTACATTATTCAGTGATCACAGGATCACTGGGAAAATTCTCTCTTGATACCCTTGATGGTAATCCGTTCTTCTCCGATGACTACCAGCAAGATAAACCATACTACCGATTTGACAACAACTTCAGTGCCCACCGTGTTGAGCTGGATGTGGGAAATTTGCTTACCCTCAGTATCTTTGAATCAACAGTATGGCAAAAAAGATTTGAAATTGGGTACCTCAACCCCCTAGCAATCTATATGTTCCAGCAGAACAACCTTGGGGATATTGATGACGTGTTTGCAGGCTTGGATTTCTCCTTTACACTCCCATCAACTGCTCGTTTCTATGGTGCGATGGGCATGAATGAGATGAATGTAGTGGGGAATCCCATTACCATGCTCAAGGCACCAAGGAATATGTTTGCCTTCCAAGCAGGTTTTGTTGTTCCCATTCCTGTAGGAAGCTTCTCCAGCCTGACGGTTCAATGGACCTACATTGGCCCATTTGTATATACCCACTATCCAATTATGGAGAAGACTGGTGTATTGGATGATTTATCTGCTGGTACAACGGTTACTGATTTTGAAAATACGTATGAAATAGTTGCTGTTGGACCTGATACAATGCTCTATAAAAATTTGAATTCTAAAGGTGACTATGATTGGGTGATTGATGTTACGGATAAATATACTGAATATACCTCTCCAGACGGCCGTACTGTGATCGAAAAAGAAGCTGATGGTTTGTATCATATCTACGAAACCTCCAGTGAAACAGCCTATGTGAACAAGGGAGAGAATCTTGGCTATCCGCTTGATCCCAACAGCCAGGAGTTCCTGGTCCAGCTGGATCTTGGCCTTCCAAAGGGTTGGACCGCTCAGCTGCAGACAAAGTACCAGGTGCGTAGTGGCCAGTATGGGTTCATGATAGAACAGTTCATGAATTATAGTGATGATCATAACTATCAGGAGAAAAATTTCTGGGATAATGAATTCAAGCGCACGCTCTCTATGCAGATGAAGGCCTCTAAGAAATTCTCTGATATGCCGATTGAACTTACCGCTGGTTATCGTTTTACGGTAGTATGGGAGAAGCCTGTCACTTCTGGAGATATACCATATGATGGAAGGGGTGTTACGTTCGGTCCATGGAGTGACCCAACCTTTGATCATATAGTCCAGATCGGCGCAAAAGTGTTTTTCTAGATGATAGGAGGAGGTTTCTCTGATGCTGTATCAAAAAGGGGTATGCTCGGTAATCATACCAGCATTTAACTGTGAAGACACCCTCAGGGAAACTGTTCAATCGGCTCTTGCACAGACCTATTCATCTCTTGAGATACTCATCGTAGATGATGCATCCAAGGACAACACTGCAGGGGTGATGCAGGAATTGGCTGATGAGGATAACCGAATCAGGGTATTCTTTCTCTCACAGAATGGGGGAGTGGCAAACGCCCGTAATTTCCTCTTTCAGTACGTGGAAGGGGAGTTTGTTGCCTTCCTTGATGGTGATGATGTATGGAAGAGCGATAAGTTGGAAAAACAGATTCAGCTGTTGGAGTCTGAGAAGTGTGATCTAGCCTATTCAAGCTACTCCTTCATCGATGGAGAAGGGAATGATATAGGACATGATAAGATAGTTCCAAGGCACTGTTCTTTCAAAGCATTGTTAAAGGAGAACTATGTGCTTCCTTCTACTGTGGTAATGCGCTCGACTTGGTTACAGGACCGGGCCATGGATGGGTCATATAGCCATGAGGACTTTGTCTTCTGGCTAGGATTACTACAGGATGGGGCTATAGCAAGAGGGTGTGTTGAATCCTTGGTCTTCTATCGTCTCTCTGATTCCAATCGATCAGGGGATAAAGTCAAAGCTGCCAAGAACAGGTGGATTGTGTATCGAGATTTCTTGCACTTATCCGTACCTGTTGCAGCTTGGTATTTTTTTCAATACACACTCAATGGACTACGGAAATATCGTGGGATATAAAAAGCATGAGCAGAGAGGAGAATTTTGAATGCAAAAAAGACTAGTGTTCGCTCTACTAATGCTTTTGCTCTGCTTGTCAGTGGGACTTGCAAGCCCTTCGGACGTTTTCCCTCTTTCTCACTCTGTTCACCAACAGCTGTCTACCCTGTATCTTAGTCAGGGGCTTGCTCTTCCCTCAACAGCTCTTCCGTATACCAGAGCAGAACTAACATTCTTGCTTTCTCGTATCAATATTGAAAATCTTTCCTTGGTTGAAAACCAGCTTTATGAATTATTGGCCAAGGAAGCCACAAGGGAAATGCCGGCATTCTCCATTGGATCTGAGATTTCCTATGAAACCTATATCCATAGCAATACAAATAATTTTACCACGGAAGATGACTGGGTGTATTCCTATCAGCAAAGAAGGCCTTTGCTAACAGTGCCAATTGAGATTTCTTTAGGTGCAGTTTCTGGGGCAATTGATTTTTCGCTGGTAAGCAGGAATGTGGGAGATGAAGATTCGATTGCTCTGTTATACGGCAAAAGGCATCTCAGTTCAAACATCCCTTATGATTTCTCTACCGGTGAACAATATTTGGATTCAAATATCCCATATCGTGCATTCCTCGCTTCAGGTGGAGCAAATTGGTCAGTACAGGTAGGAAGGGACCAGCTCTCATGGGGGCCAGGCGTTAGTGGAAATTTCGTAATTGGAGACCAACTTCAATACCATAACATGGCAAGGCTTTCTGCCTATAAACATTCCTTCAAGTACTCCTTTCTGGTTTCCTTTTTCCCCCATCCAAAAGAGATATATGATTCCTCTCTTTTGGATAGCCAGGCTAGGCCGC containing:
- a CDS encoding glycosyltransferase family 8 protein; this encodes MYCCYQLYLACSPSLEVKRCATVQFKHVEIPRYLSVWRNSAVPVVFASNKRFAPALGVCITSLLENIDRDRSYDIIVLESDLSEDSKQRLELTCKQYPQVHLRFYNPRILIGKRALQKNPTDHITIETYYRFLIADILPDYEKVLYLDCDTVILDDVGKLYDTEMNGNILAATIDPEISSLAMGKDLSLKSYLQEVLGLQAGDPYFQAGVLVIDLKAMRSFHSVDQWIELVGERRYRFNDQDLLNKECRGRYQVLDMRWNTVVDCNHTRMQTIEDGPYSLYDAYIQARKDPHIVHYAGFEKPWDVLDSDFAYLFWHYAKRSEFFEQLLMMVLNSADGKKESIVLRLFPRGSRRRRFAKQLFYKATRI
- a CDS encoding aldo/keto reductase, translating into MKYLDFNNLKLSQIALGCDHYGESISEKIALKQLDIFAEAGGTLLDTAHIYGQGDAGTLSSSELVLGKWMQDTGSRDKMVVASKGCHPYKEDMHRSRINRADMMLDINQSLDSLRTDHLDIWFFHRDNPQMPADEIIDMAGELVEKNLVRHLGASNWTTERIAQANTWANKHGKPAFSISEIQWSLAHCTPETWGDDTLVCMTEEQRQWYEKEAMPVMCFSPQAKGLFSKVIAGKTETLSERAKQRFLTDINLALVPKVERLSSQLQVSPSAIVMAYLTSQRNPTIAIAGSSKIAQITETLEGSDLILSEEQIAFLGEDLR
- a CDS encoding undecaprenyl-phosphate glucose phosphotransferase translates to MKNKANKALLVLKVLGDTLAVLSAWLLAGYFRFYILPGGRIASFALFLQLSVLVWIFNIFFISRNNLYVEELEHSWRKETSTLIFSAFEALLLLLVVLYFFFSEKVSRIAIGLYFFIIVIFLVLERTIISSYIKKSYKKGKYTRRILLVGYGEKLEHYESALHSRRMHGIKLVGQFDGEGVSIGGARQINAGLLREAVALTNPDLVVIGYPGEEHKRQEKMVAQALDLLNEKVVMLPSVPESYIGTQISDFRWIPMLTLNAAEMGFFQRFMKRTFDIVSCSFGIVLISPVLLLIALLIKLSSPGPIIFKQKRITRDEEEFTMYKFRSMRTDIPEGNAHWTEENDPRITNIGRFLRKTSLDELPQLFNVIGGSMSLIGPRPERPELVEKFNHEIPGYRMRHRFKAGVSGWAQVNGWRGNTSLERRIEFDLYYIRNWTLLFDLKIVLFTFFRGFVNENAY
- a CDS encoding VIT1/CCC1 transporter family protein codes for the protein MSENTYSKKTMRVLLFLQQGELTEHRIYSFLATRVKDEHNSNVLRRIADEELRHAKIWQKLTGKEVRINTFKLWFYSFMAIILGYTFVLKKMEKGEDKATKAYRSLIAEVPQAKQISEDEDRHEQQLLAMLDEERLQYIGSMVLGLSDALVELSGTLAGLTFALQNTRLIALSGLITGISATLSMASSEYLSAKNSGEKNAAKSSMYTGIAYLFTVAFMVLPYLLLESYMAALLIMLVVVIVIIMLFTYYTAVAKDLPFGKRFLEMALISLGVAAISFVIGILVKRFLGIDI
- a CDS encoding glycosyltransferase family 2 protein, whose product is MLYQKGVCSVIIPAFNCEDTLRETVQSALAQTYSSLEILIVDDASKDNTAGVMQELADEDNRIRVFFLSQNGGVANARNFLFQYVEGEFVAFLDGDDVWKSDKLEKQIQLLESEKCDLAYSSYSFIDGEGNDIGHDKIVPRHCSFKALLKENYVLPSTVVMRSTWLQDRAMDGSYSHEDFVFWLGLLQDGAIARGCVESLVFYRLSDSNRSGDKVKAAKNRWIVYRDFLHLSVPVAAWYFFQYTLNGLRKYRGI
- a CDS encoding DUF6675 family protein; amino-acid sequence: MRINEEVMRKYLLSLILCVLGFSSLFAADQEIRSTLPALTSSQIQELLDGKIIDGETIDGGKITQFFAKGTEAYDRAVIAERSTNGFSIAAVSYIPYGPELKAMSKEDRQLAIFNKIRAISTQEGITYISWRAGNKPKILIEKSSYMEDSKNLNNLLPDPVVSTFPYSVQSYVYQRDSSFGGNRYLHTYTNSDEEIFVEIMNISTLRVFGIFTAVPKEQLHISMGTYQMEDGLLLCALTTIEDREPEVGVFGITVDLPSAFMRRIRALQNWFVDQLATIEN
- a CDS encoding Trp family transcriptional regulator, which gives rise to MDTEYKDLIEVFSATNNPEDMAKLFEEMLTPSERKAILLRWNLMKDLYQGLPQREIASSYGISLCKITRGSKILKQKDSYCKKILSDRYDDHLHI